In Erpetoichthys calabaricus chromosome 11, fErpCal1.3, whole genome shotgun sequence, the DNA window ACTGATACATTCTGCCATCTAACATCATAGTACTTGCCagaagtaatactgtatatagataaaacATGAGTATCAGTTAACTATGTTAATAATTAGGGTCGTTTAAAGAAAGTGagatattccaaaaaaaaaaaaaactgtattccaGAAGAGTGGTGAAGGAtgcaaaatgaaatttcaaaactaaatGGAAATAAAGAATTTGTTTCCAAGTCAGAGAATGTACTTGGCTCATTACCTTAATTttgccaggatttttttttttttttgatttaccagAGATGGAGAATGCTCAATCTTTTAACCTTTAGAGTAAGACCCTGAATGTTCTAAGAGGTGATCATCAAATTAGCCATAAGGTTTGGTGAGAAACAGAACATGTAACGCAAGACTTAAGTGTAAGAACAATACAAAAGAACTAAAATGAGTCTTGGCCCTGTCACCACAGCTCCCTTCCATAGGCAACACTAGCACCAGTCATCACTTTCAACTGTTCAAAGCTGGATTAGTcagctttgtatttttttaatttacttttgttttattataaaagtgaatatggaccatttaaaatgtaaagcatGCTTGGCTGTCCATTCAAAACCTATCCAATTTAAATGTGTTGTAATATTTGGTTGTACCCAGCAAACTGTGTTAACATTCTGCATGGCTGATTTATGCTTGACTTATGTGaagacataaatgaaaaaaaaagggggaaaacAAGTGGCCTCAGAAACCTAATCTAACATGCATCTGCTAGAACTGGTACTGAACACAGAGTTCACAATAATCAACAGAAAATGATTAACTTTTTATAAGTGGAATTCTGCTGTCAATATTCTTTTAAGTGGTTACGATGGAATATAGTAAACTATATTAAAGAATCATCAGTACTTGATGAAATATAGTACAGTTTACAAAAATAATGTCTTTGTGATCATCTCTTAATTGAACTTAGtttgtgtttttccttgcctttacTGTTGATTGGCACACAGCTAGTGCCCAGTTCAAAACCAGCATAACAGTATCTACATGTATATCAGGTTCACTGTCTGAAGAAGTGATCACTGTTGAGTTGTCTTCCTCAGATCGCTTCTGCTGCGGAGAAACAAATGCACACGGAGGAGGTGCTAAAGGCATTGTGGGAGGAGCAGAAGGTGTCCCTTTATTGGCCAGGCTTcctataaaacaaacagaaaaaagttaaatttacaTACAACTTTGAAAAGAtacttattaatatattattatgagAAGAGTGTAGACTACACTTCAACatactttaataaatatgtaGAAGACACAAAAATACACCAAACTTTGCAAAATTGCACAGGAAAGATGTAATATGTGAAAGTGTGAACATTAGCAGTATGCTGGTATACAGGTTATGTCTTGAATTGTATATGCACTGGAGATTTGGTGTACCAATCACTAATAAGATGTATGACATAAAATTGTGATGAAATTACCTAAAGAAGCTCTATAAATTACAATGTATAGAttactaatacattttatattttttctttccaagCCTTTTTATGGTCGTATAGAAAGAAGACTGTGCATGCTTATTAACTTTGTGTGCTAATAAAGGCCATCAGACTGTACTGTAATTAACATATTCATGTATATTTCCATATCAAATTATTCCTAAACATTACTAGCCAACAATTACTTTAGTCTTCTGAAGCAGAATGTTTTCTAGGGAAAGAAATACACAATGTTTCCTTGTTTCTAAAAATAAGAGATGCTATTTACTTTGCCTGAAAAACACATGATGTAGTTGAGTAAAGGTACTGGCTTTAGTCAAAAACTTTCATGATAAACACTCTGACACATTTGATTAATATCATTACATTGCAGCGCCTATCCTGACCTCACTGGGCACACGACAGGGACCAAGATTAGATTGTGTACTGGCTTACCACAGGGCAGAATCACAGACTAACCTATATTAGAGGCCACTTTACAGTCCtcagttaacttaatatgtaTGCCTTTGGAATTTGATAAAAGATATCTAAGTACACAATAGCAATGTCCACGTCTGAATTTAAACAcaattctggagctgtgagacatcaGCAATAATCACAGAGCCACTGCACCACAAGTTTACAATCTTTCATTAAAAGAAAACCTAACAGTTGGACTGTCactcaaaattaaataattttcatcTAAGCCAAATTTCCAtcattgcaaaagaaaaaaggaaaaaaatgcataacACTATAAAATGCCAATAAGGTGAACTGAGTGCACAACTACTTTTGTACCAAACTGTAATGATGTTAGATGTAACTGTTTAATCAAAATATAACTTTTAGCAGGTATGCAATAGTCTACAGTACCTGTATTGCTTTGTGGTCCATTCATCTGAGGTGGGGGAACTCTCTTATTTAACAGATTTCTTTTTGGGGCCCCTTGGGCCTGTGCTTGAAGTCCATAAGAGAATTGAGGAGGATCATTCCATCCCCTTTCGTGGTTACCTAGTATAGCAAAAAAGGTAAGTCTGACTGAGGACTAAGCAATTTAAAACAGCATGTATTATAAACATAtgtaaatgtgatttttaaaagtgTCCTATGACAGAAAGTAATACATATCAAGAAAAAGGTTGACctttatatttatctttattatCCATAAGAAAAGTATTAAATACAAATGCACTTCTTCAAATGTCTAATTCCAATAATTCAAATATCTCTATATAtgatcttcatttggatcttgatctttgtttgtccacgaacgAATTAGGaaaagaagcactagatggcagtagagagacagctaaaacataggcagtgcattaagaatctcctccaggcttatactactgaagactgtagtactccagtcacacctcaaaacacagacattcaaactaaacaaattgttgtgctttaaattaactaatctttatatataatctttatttggatcttgatctttgtttgtccgcgaattccacacaCGCGtggaccaccttccagtttagtacgttgttgttactcacggatgtcaacaatgtgccggaataacgaaaggggtggtggatagtgttacgctggttagctcctgaggcctggttagagaatgagattgccgaagataaaaggtacgtgcctacataacatatgaatgaaagaaagacagtgggtaaaatgaatgacaacgtaacagcacgttccggaaattattattgttacgttgtagccggcgagtgctgcgtgtctcacagttgtaccctggcttgctcacatgtcagtgaagtgatccctatttatgctttaaagagtctgaatacctatgtgtcccccttttataaccattgctccgtgtatattgccttactctttggattgccacaaagcaacctgcgagactgaagaaaggttgagaagagatcatgagaggaaacgacagcgtcgtgaaaacgagacggactgtgaacggagagaagcagaaatgctcctacaccaccacataattactattcgcacagtgattccgagtaggtcGTTCTATCGAattaatgtccaagggttttgttttgtaattttgtttcccttataaaaaatcataatgctgtgcgacaaagggcccagttcaagactggcagccgcgtttaaacagggagcccttcacaaacaactttaacacgcgcaatgtagttgggcgcacatggctagtattctAAAAATTCTTGTCAATTTAAGAAACACTTTaaccaattttaaaatgaataagacTTATTaaagctttaaagaaaaatatgtctAATATAAACAAGTAAGCATTACTGATTTAAAAGGCCATTAATaggaataaaataaactgagtCATTGCCAGGGTCTGTGAACAACAAActgataaattaaatattaattttttccttgtaaaaaattatgtatggaaGAACTGCAAGGAGTCCAATtaacatatctattatataaaaaaatcttgggtcaagacgtgattttctcggacggctgctgtacaggcttttaaatgttcaaagtgcggTGTGACATGTAGATCATGTAGATCACGCAGcaaggcacaagcagcagcagcaagtcgtgatcgagcatagaggaggtaaaaaaaaaaatgtatttgtttcccattgtatcaccatttaagagtggGTTTCGGAGGAGAGgccatctccttagcatgcgttcagcccccttcttcacaacgcaagaggcagagacgcaaagtggctggcgtgtatcGCGCCCTGGCTGGGGGAAGGGGgtgggcaaaaaaaataaaattaacatattaTAGGTATAGGGGAAATGGTGGACAGTAAGCACATTGCCAGTCCCTCATAAATCATTCAGACTGGCAACAAGCAGAAAAGTATTGCATTACAAAAAACATGATGTACTAGATGAAAAACCATGGAGGGTGTGGCAAGGAAGAGGACTGAAAGATGGAAACTGCATATCTGATGTCTTTCAGAATATGCTGCCTACTTcaatttcagttcaattcaaattTTATACTCATAAGAGGGACATTTTCTTTGTCAGGGGAGGATATCACAATAAATAACGCTACACaccttctctctgacacactaacaatgaagactttcagccacaaaatttttaaatcaattcacCCCTTCCTGAATTCACTTAATCAAGTTCATGGTCACAGGGGCTGTAGCCTATCCTGTTGGCATGTTCATTTGAGTTTACTTTTCTACCTATATTCCTTGAAACAATTTTGGAAGAAACAAATAATTTCTCCATGctttaatacataataaaatactgTGCATATTATATCCTGCTACAACTGACTTCTCTGACGCAATGTTTGGtgtgtaaatgtttgctaaatatAACCAGGATCGGAGTATAAAGTGGAACACGGAATCagctgaacttaaaaggtttaaccAACAACAAGACAGGAAATACAAATGATAATGACAACAAGGAATATGAGATCAAGGGGGAAATGTATACTCTGCCTCAAAGTTATTGTGACCATAAAATTAACTGCAGTTTTGCAATCAGCAGGACCAAatggatatataaaaaaaaaaaattacaaaatacaaggaaagcaGGGCATCAGGGCAAGATGGACACTAACAAACAACAAaactaaatactttattttattgaaaaatctCAAATGTATGGTTGCTGTCATCATGAGCTTGTCCACTGCAACCACGAATTGGTCTAAGCTGgtacagaaaaataattaaaggatTTTTCTTACACTGACAAGTCTTTATTAAGcaccaaacaaaataaacagaatattcaCAAAGAAATACTTGCTcagtattttatttatctatctatatataaatttatCTATATCtactactcaaaaaaaaaattaatcagcacAGTCTAACAACAAGTCAATTAAGCAGCAGGGTTATCAATCTGTCCAAGttttgattgtgaatcaacttcacctgctttagtgcaaatgaaagtgacactagcaaaatgcaaaactagagaagaatccaTCAGGAAGGATAAAGGGAGATCATTTGTCTGTGGGCCCCACCTGTAAAACCagtccctttttgggggttgtcttgctgtttccTCTTCaatgcacctgttgtcacttttatttgcaccaaagcagggaAAGTTAactcacaatcacttatgctaactggacagactgatgtccctgaagcttcattgacttggcattagactgtgatgattaagtgttcccttcattttttgagcatatctatatatgtatttttttttaaatgcagtagTACATCTGCTGTTCAACTAGCCAAGGCAAGTGCATGTCATGTATCCAacaatgcttgcctacagagtggaCAATGGGTTAATTCCTATGTACAGTTAGGTGAAAATGTTAGCTCaccccatttttatttttttttaaagatatgtggacatatcaagatttgttcttcatttaaacaatatgtatagatacaaataatgataataatttatttatatagtatctttcccatgctcaaggcacttcacacagTCTCGTAAAGAAACAGCGGGCATATGTAACATTGGAAACTGATGTTTCCTAAATAGAACGTTAAAAAacagatacaggatatacaaagtcattaaacagaataagagacaataaactaGAGTAAAATGCtacattcaatactaaaagaaagcctagcaaataacataatttgtgatacaacacacacacacaaatcatactgagcatctggacagagaagaAGACTgaaagaatgtcaggttaagttaaaagctttcctgaacagatgaatggagtcagctgatctcattaatttcaggaggtcattcccaaagtctgggcgctatacagctgaaggcccggtcacccacagagtgcaggttagtgtgaggcacaacaagattgccagaatcagaggtcCTTAGTGGGCGAAGAGGAGCATagagatggagaaggtcactgatgtaatctggtgtgaggccatttaaagctttgtaggttattttatattcaattctgtaagacacagggagccagggaAGGCAAAGCAGGATAGTGTAATATAACAAATATCCTgctagaattacattttttatttcactgtataatttagataaacataaatgcaaattgtgCATGTACATCTCTACATTTAATGCTACCTCAAATTAGAATCgggtgcaaatgattagaacaaATTTAAAGAGGATTTTGTTTGACCCTACCTTATTTATACCTCAGGCATTCAGTTTgtcttgctctttgttttttgaagTGTTTGTTATCAACATGCTGATATCAAAAGAGCTTTCTGGGGCTATCAGAAAGGAGGTTATAAATGCCTATGAGCCCGACTAGGTACTTAAAATGATCTCCAAACAATTGGACATCATCCATTATACTGTCTGGAAGATCATCTACATGTGGATAAGTTTTCAAACAATTACCAATTTGTCCATACCAGGATGCCACAGCAAGTTCGCCCTGAGGGCAGAgcacaagatgctgaaagaagtctctaagaaGCCCAAAATCTCATCATGGGACCTCCAGGCAGCTCTTGCAACTTTTTATGTCAAAGTGCGCAGCTTACTGTTAGAAACAGGCTGTACATATCAGACCTATGCGAGAGGTGTGCTTGGAGGAACCCTTTGCTGTCCAGAAAGTACAACAGGACAAGGCTAAAGTTTGCCCATGAACACTAGACAAGGACCAGGACTTTTGGAACAATGTGCTTTTAACAGATGAAGAAAAGATGGCATTATTTGGCCACAGTGCCAGAAGACATGGTGGAAACTTACAACAGCACTTGGCCAGGAGAACCTGATggcaacagtaaagcatggtagtggaaatgttctggtttgCCGAGTCAGAGCCTGGGCAGATGCCGTGGGGGGGATTTAAAACAGGGTGTGCATGCAAAATAACCTTCATACATCGCACAGGTGAAATAATTCTGCACGGAGGAATGGGTAAAACTTTCTCCCTGTTGTTATCAGAGACTCCTTGACAGTTATAGGAAACGGTAACTTGAGGAGACAACACCAGCTATTAGTGCCCAGGGTGGACCTACCTTTCTACAGACagaaatggcatatctgttcattttatatttaataaattattataagatcaagttgtcattgtttttttcttttcaactacATCGCCTTTATCTAAAGATGAGGTCTATAAACAGATAGGTAACCGCCACTCCCTGCTCTCTTTATAATAAAAACGTTTCTCTTGTAAACTAAAATAGTAACGTACATATTTACAAAGTCTAAGGTCTACCTGAACGAACAAAATCACcactacaaaacaatacaaatgaaTCAAATCGTGATTTGGTGTTACCTATTATATGCATGCCTCTAATTTAAAACTGAATAAGTAGAGGAATTAAGttctgttcaattaaaggttATGTTTGCAAACAAATTATAAGTGCATCAGACAGTACGTTAACATCTTTATAACGCTGTTACACACACAAACTCAACAGAAGAAAGCGTACCAAGTGTGAAAATGTCGAATAAACACGTTGACCACGGGCTACTGATTACAGCGGAGCAATGATTCATTTCACGTAAATTACAAAAAGAGTATTTTACAAATTAGGGAAGCCAAACCTACAGTGATCCGCGATGTAAAGTGGCAGCCCTTCACCTAAAGAACACATAAATGTGTTGGTTACCTGGTTTAACGTAGAGATCAGCCATTTACTTCCACAACCTCAAATGCCAAATCACAACTTCGATTTAATTCTAGCAGTTCCGGGAACGTGTCGCCGGTAAGCACTTTCAGTACGTCAGCCACTCGAGTGACGCACTTCCTGTGCTGTGCGGTGCTGCACATGCGCGTTAATAGAGCTGTCATCTTGGAGCGGTCGACTTCACATTTTACAAGCGTGCAGTGGGATATTAACAGAATTCCTGTAAACTGCGTAGCCCGTAAATGCAAGACGAGGAGAAACCTGGAAATGAAACAGGAACGGATTACTTTTCCCAACTGAATATTCTTTTATGTGTTTTCATGTTATTATTGACAAGTGCCAGTCTGTGTAGCTAGCTGTGTGTCCATGCcatttttatatgccatttgctatgaaATGTGGTATGGAATGCCATTTGGCACATAGGTACTTGTCAGTTTATTAAGGTAGATTTGTATTTACCATTGccagtttcatttttttagctCTGTCAGgctaaaataaatacacaatgaaatTGTCTACAAATAACACAGAACtgcttaaaaaaacaacatgaaaacaaaaaaaaagttgaaagaaTTGCTCAGGCAATGTTTGCATAGTCTTAAACCATT includes these proteins:
- the sra1 gene encoding steroid receptor RNA activator 1 isoform X1: MADLYVKPGNHERGWNDPPQFSYGLQAQAQGAPKRNLLNKRVPPPQMNGPQSNTGTVDYCIPAKRTPSAPPTMPLAPPPCAFVSPQQKRSEEDNSTVITSSDSEPDIHVDTVMLVLNWALAVCQSTVKKQVCDDISKRLNLFVDMWNSGKLSLPVKKRMNILAQEIKKQNWNAADEIHRSLIVDHINEVSQWMVGVKRLIAESRSLPAEVFTVETSED
- the sra1 gene encoding steroid receptor RNA activator 1 isoform X2, translating into MADLYVKPGNHERGWNDPPQFSYGLQAQAQGAPKRNLLNKRVPPPQMNGPQSNTGSLANKGTPSAPPTMPLAPPPCAFVSPQQKRSEEDNSTVITSSDSEPDIHVDTVMLVLNWALAVCQSTVKKQVCDDISKRLNLFVDMWNSGKLSLPVKKRMNILAQEIKKQNWNAADEIHRSLIVDHINEVSQWMVGVKRLIAESRSLPAEVFTVETSED